The nucleotide window CGGTGAGGCCGACGAGTTCGATGGCCCGGCCGACGGCCTCCCGGTCCGCCTTCCGGGGCAGCCGCAGCTTCGTGCGGGACAGCCGCCCCGAGGCGACGACCTCGCGGACCGTGGCGGGGACGCCACCGGCCGCCGTCGTGCGCTGCGGTACGTAGCCGACGCGGGCCCATTGGCGGAAGCGGCGCAGCTCGGTGCCGAAGAGCTCGACGCTTCCTCCGGTCAGCGGGACCTGCCCGATGACGGAGCGCACGGCCGTGGACTTGCCCGAACCGTTGGCGCCGAGAAGGGCCACGACCTCGCCGCGGTGCACGGTGACGTCGACGCCGCGCAGCACGGGCCGCCCGCCGAGCGCGGCCGTGGCACCGCGCAGGCGGATCACGGGGTCGGGGGTGGTGTTCTCGGGCTGTGGCATGAACGCCTCCGATGCTGCTGAGGACGGAACGGGTGTCACGTCGGTCACTTCGCGCCGAGTGCCTTCTGCAGCGCGGCGAGGTTGGACTCCATGACCTCGACGTAGTCAGCGCCCTCGGACTGCTCGGTGATTCCCTCCAGCGGGTCCAGGACGTCCGTCTTCAGGCCGGTGTCCTCGGCGACCGTCTTCGCGGTCTTGTCGCTGGCGAGCGTCTCGAAGAACACGGTGGTGGCCTTGTTCTCCTTGGCGACCGTGTGGATCTCCTTGATCCGGGCCGGGCTGGGCTCGGCCTCGGGGTCGATACCGGCGATGCCCTCCTGGGTCAGACCGTAGCGCTCGGCGAGGTATCCGAAGGCGGAGTGCGTGGTGATGAACGTCTTCGTCGTGGTGCTCCGCAGGCCCGTCTCGAAGGCGGTGTTCAGCGCGCCCAGCTTCTTGACCAGGGCGT belongs to Streptomyces finlayi and includes:
- a CDS encoding metal ABC transporter ATP-binding protein, yielding MPQPENTTPDPVIRLRGATAALGGRPVLRGVDVTVHRGEVVALLGANGSGKSTAVRSVIGQVPLTGGSVELFGTELRRFRQWARVGYVPQRTTAAGGVPATVREVVASGRLSRTKLRLPRKADREAVGRAIELVGLTDRAKDSVSALSGGQHQRVLIARALAAEPELLIMDEPMAGVDLASQEILARTLREQVAVGASVLLVLHELGPLEPLIDRAIVLRDGCVTHDGPPPEALGQHALPGHDHVHPHAASEPVRTGLLS